The following proteins are co-located in the Eriocheir sinensis breed Jianghai 21 unplaced genomic scaffold, ASM2467909v1 Scaffold296, whole genome shotgun sequence genome:
- the LOC126991518 gene encoding proline-rich protein 36-like → TSRVFAAVAAGHASSVPSRPKLPPPEDPPARSRSRSASGLSNVLRGSPAAGKFVPSPAPPRLGPSEDSPAAQPPSTQVSPYSPWYLATPCPAQPAIPTPPYAVSPSPRPLLRVTPLASASLTAASHPRLPPFFASPAHQSLAAPPASCRCDPQFPCHRLPTSAASPSPLLFLQRPSCRRGLWQPPAPPLDPWNVQ, encoded by the coding sequence GTACCTCTCGGGTATttgctgctgtcgctgctggccaTGCATCGTCCGTTCCGTCGCGGCCCAAGCTACCACCCCCGGAGGATCCACCGGCCCGCAGCAGGTCGCGCTCCGCCTCCGGCCTCTCCAACGTGCTACGAGGCTCTCCCGCCGCCGGCAAGTTCGTGCCCTCGCCCGCGCCACCTCGTCTCGGCCCATCCGAAGACTCGCCAGCAGCCCAGCCCCCTTCCACGCAGGTGTCGCCCTACTCGCCGTGGTACCTCGCCACTCCCTgcccagcccagccagccattccaacGCCGCCCTATGCTGTCTCACCCTCGCCCCGCCCGCTTCTACGAGTGACTCCTCTGGCTTCAGCCAGTCTTACCGCCGCCTCGCACCCACGGCTGCCTCCTTTCTTCGCCAGCCCGGCACACCAGTCACTCGCCGCCCCACCAGCCTCCTGCCGCTGTGATCCCCAGTTTCCTTGCCATCGACTTCCTACCTCCGCGGCATCGCCTTCACCACTGCTGTTCCTGCAGCGGCCCTCCTGCCGCCGTGGCCTCTGGCAACCGCCAGCGCCCCCTCTTGACCCGTGGAATGTGCAGTGA